Proteins co-encoded in one Desulfovibrio sp. Huiquan2017 genomic window:
- a CDS encoding methyl-accepting chemotaxis protein, producing the protein MQFKSIKTKIVFMAGGCLLATVAVLVGIQMVSQSRSDQFVGKRVDTLIERQTHQSLLAVAQREAGVISRKLNINLDTARTLADAFKAIRKISGGGASLDLRKAFSDVLLTVLEDNPEFLGAYSAWESEALDGKDAFYAGDKASAHDDTGRFVPYWNRDENGRIARQALVGYEDDSTHPNGVIKGGWYLLPRKRHRENILDPFPYIVQGRQEWLTTMSAPILSDGKFLGVAGTDLRLKFIQQLSEEVAKSLYDGKARVQVVSYLGIVVADSADAGAVGRPLKDVYQGDWKSIVDSIQGGKSYANLSPDNAMVEVSAPIDLGRTQTPWGLLIEVERNVVFADARELAQFMADNSRQNLIIGVSAGAGIVVLACLVLWFLANSLVAPVRKAVAFAEKIASGDFADNRIDVKQKDEIGALSMTLKDMADKLKSVVVDVKTASESVADGSVELSTTSQTVSEGASMQAASIEEITSSMEEMSSNISQNAQNAQETDTLATKAADDARVSGDAVEKTVASMRSIAEKISIVEEIARQTNLLALNAAIEAARAGEHGKGFAVVAAEVRKLAERSGEAAAEISELSSSSVDVAEKAGQMLKLLVPDIEKTATLVQEITAASNEQNAGASQINHAISQLDTVIQQNASASEEMASTSQELASQGRHLQDVMAFFRVEEHGFQQSTTKVVKNKPAAISQGKTTPSSQGLALDMDGDDQGDFERF; encoded by the coding sequence ATGCAGTTCAAATCAATCAAGACGAAAATCGTCTTCATGGCGGGAGGGTGTCTTCTCGCCACCGTTGCGGTGTTGGTGGGTATCCAGATGGTTTCCCAGTCTCGATCGGATCAATTCGTGGGTAAGCGGGTTGATACGCTCATCGAGCGCCAGACCCATCAGAGCTTGTTGGCCGTGGCCCAACGCGAGGCGGGCGTCATCAGCCGGAAACTGAACATCAACTTGGACACTGCCCGAACCCTCGCCGACGCCTTCAAAGCCATTCGCAAGATCTCGGGAGGGGGAGCTTCCCTCGACCTGCGGAAGGCATTCAGCGACGTGCTGCTCACGGTTCTCGAAGACAACCCCGAGTTTCTCGGTGCGTACAGCGCCTGGGAGTCTGAAGCCCTCGACGGGAAGGACGCCTTTTACGCCGGGGACAAGGCTTCCGCCCATGACGATACCGGGCGGTTCGTCCCTTACTGGAACCGGGACGAGAACGGCCGCATCGCGCGACAGGCGCTGGTCGGATACGAGGACGACTCGACCCATCCCAACGGGGTGATCAAGGGCGGCTGGTACCTGCTCCCCCGCAAGCGCCACAGGGAGAATATCCTCGATCCCTTCCCGTACATCGTCCAGGGCCGCCAGGAGTGGCTGACCACCATGTCCGCCCCCATCCTGAGCGACGGCAAGTTCCTGGGCGTCGCAGGCACCGACCTGCGCCTCAAGTTCATCCAGCAGTTGAGCGAGGAGGTGGCCAAGTCGTTGTATGACGGCAAGGCTCGGGTACAGGTCGTCAGCTATCTCGGCATCGTGGTCGCCGACAGCGCCGACGCGGGAGCGGTGGGCCGTCCCCTCAAAGATGTTTATCAGGGCGACTGGAAGAGCATTGTGGACAGCATTCAAGGCGGCAAGTCCTACGCCAATTTGTCGCCGGACAACGCTATGGTCGAAGTCAGCGCGCCCATCGACCTGGGGCGGACCCAAACGCCCTGGGGCCTTTTAATCGAAGTCGAGCGCAACGTGGTCTTTGCCGACGCTCGGGAACTCGCGCAATTCATGGCCGACAACTCGCGGCAGAACCTCATCATCGGGGTGAGCGCCGGTGCGGGTATCGTGGTCCTGGCCTGCCTGGTCCTCTGGTTCCTGGCCAACAGCCTGGTCGCGCCGGTACGCAAGGCCGTTGCCTTTGCCGAGAAGATCGCAAGCGGCGATTTCGCGGACAACCGTATCGACGTCAAGCAGAAGGACGAGATCGGGGCCTTGTCCATGACCCTGAAGGACATGGCCGACAAGCTCAAGAGCGTGGTGGTGGACGTCAAGACCGCCTCCGAGAGCGTGGCCGACGGCAGCGTCGAACTGTCCACCACGTCGCAGACCGTGTCCGAGGGCGCGAGCATGCAGGCGGCCTCCATCGAGGAGATCACCTCGTCCATGGAGGAGATGTCCTCGAATATCTCTCAAAACGCTCAGAACGCCCAGGAAACCGACACGTTGGCCACCAAGGCGGCCGATGACGCCCGGGTCAGTGGCGACGCGGTGGAAAAGACCGTCGCGTCCATGCGCAGCATCGCCGAGAAGATATCCATCGTCGAGGAGATCGCCCGGCAGACCAATCTGCTGGCCCTGAACGCGGCCATCGAGGCCGCCAGGGCGGGCGAACACGGCAAGGGATTCGCCGTGGTCGCCGCCGAGGTCCGCAAGCTGGCCGAGCGCAGCGGCGAAGCCGCCGCCGAGATCAGCGAGTTGTCCAGCAGCAGCGTGGACGTGGCGGAGAAGGCGGGCCAGATGCTTAAGCTCCTGGTCCCCGATATCGAGAAGACCGCGACGTTGGTTCAGGAAATAACCGCCGCCAGCAACGAGCAGAATGCCGGGGCAAGCCAGATCAACCACGCCATCTCCCAGCTCGACACGGTCATCCAGCAGAACGCCTCGGCGTCCGAAGAAATGGCCTCCACCAGCCAGGAGCTGGCTTCTCAGGGGCGGCATCTCCAGGATGTCATGGCCTTCTTCCGCGTGGAGGAGCACGGCTTCCAGCAGTCCACCACCAAGGTGGTCAAGAACAAGCCCGCCGCCATATCCCAGGGGAAGACCACTCCGTCTTCTCAGGGATTAGCTCTGGACATGGACGGGGACGACCAGGGCGACTTCGAGCGTTTCTAG